One genomic window of Cydia pomonella isolate Wapato2018A chromosome 6, ilCydPomo1, whole genome shotgun sequence includes the following:
- the LOC133518925 gene encoding integrator complex subunit 6, translating to MTIIVFLIDTSASMNQRAYLGGRPTLLDVAKGAVETFVKVRQRSPESRGDRYMLLTFEEPPANIKAGWKENLATFINELKNLQCLGLTTMGAALKHAFDVLNINRMQTGIDTYGQGRCPFYLEPSVIVVITDGGKLSSNAGIQEEFNLPMNCPIPGSELTREPFRWDQRLFSLVLRLAGTPAVERDSGLVPSDTSPIDAMCEVTGGRSYCITSHRMLMQCIDSLVQKVQSGVVINFEKIGPDPPPIDGGTVKDGTEPVEPEVPHGEQEKEIEGDNERNGRWNGGPYQSSMTTNQGPSAPQAWHSCRRLIYVPRTVSQKGFAVGFWPIPESFRPDPNAPTLPPRSAHPAVKFTCSSQEPMVIDNLPFDKYELEPSPLTQFILARKQPTICWQVFVANSGCKNSEVTHPFGYLKASTNLTCVNLFVLPYNYPVLLPLLDDLFKVHRCKPTPEWKLAFQQYLDRMPSYYVTPLRRALAKMGASAPLVQSLIPDTQDNSLSFSVLNYLKRLKNQAKIEFEKLCADVINKASSNNNQKVAESVRVVPRSPLKKDLTTHPCLQDKFSALRDQLNEFGGFVVGLSRGRNKNQAHTYRNPFDIQRRDLLDQVVRMRANFLQPSLAHTRLVDEDSLHSMPVAQMGNYQEYLKRMTPQLREIETQPVRQHMFGNPFKIDKRMMVDEADIDGLGGVRGAGGGGGSGGKRGAESPRSAPPKRKAGPLPPDFTARRPSSPALSCRSPSPSPCPSPSPSPSPCPSPAPSPPASPAPPPAAPEPPRRPAEPLAPVPADLPSGRPPEEPPHLEPGGPGALPAPCEPPPPLAPAPPLAPPLAPSATPAAPLAPPNLPPVVKPFLNGDAYTTMGGKLPRSPSPEAAPVSVAAAPAHDSQELQINAIIQGIAAGANTLARPRKRPRRKVEKPSPPPAPPQPTRKELADIRKHNLTVRSEVYRAVRRPGRDFAKLFEHLKQLKGSVDIKKELIREVINESLRFKRKALAKLLEDFLAGLEKNGNSASVNMKRLTNSVYSNSTNNYS from the exons ATGACTATAATAGTTTTTCTAATAGATACATCAGCCTCTATGAATCAAAGAGCTTATTTGGGCGGACGCCCAACATTGCTCGATGTAGCCAAGGGCGCTGTGGAAACGTTCGTAAAG GTACGTCAACGTTCCCCTGAAAGCAGAGGTGACAGGTATATGCTTCTAACTTTCGAAGAGCCACCCGCGAACATCAAG GCTGGATGGAAGGAAAAtttagcaacatttataaatgaGCTGAAAAACTTGCAATGTCTAGGACTGACAACAATGGGTGCCGCATTAAAACATGCATTTGATGTGTTGAACATAAACCGCATGCAGACAGGCATAGACACATATGGCCAGGGCAGGTGCCCCTTCTACTTGGAGCCCTCAGTCATTGTTGTTATAACTGATGGAGGGAAACTATCAAGCAATGCTGGCATTCAAGAAGAA TTTAACCTACCAATGAACTGCCCCATACCTGGGTCGGAGCTGACTCGGGAGCCATTTCGTTGGGATCAGCGATTGTTTTCGTTGGTACTTAGATTGGCTGGTACTCCTGCAGTCGAGAGGGACTCTGGCCTCGTGCCCTCAGATACGTCGCCTATCGATGCCATGTGTGAAGTTACCGGTG GTCGGTCCTACTGCATCACGTCACACCGAATGTTGATGCAATGCATCGACAGCTTAGTCCAAAAGGTCCAAAGCGGCGTGGTGATCAATTTTGAGAAGATCGGGCCCGATCCTCCACCGATCGACGGGGGGACAGTGAAAGATGGGACTGAACCAGTAGAACCTGAGGTTCCTCATGGGGAGCAGGAAAAGGAAATTGAAGGGGATAATGAAAGGAATGGG CGATGGAACGGCGGGCCGTACCAAAGCAGCATGACCACCAACCAAGGTCCGAGCGCGCCGCAGGCGTGGCACTCCTGCCGCCGGCTCATCTACGTGCCACGGACCGTCTCGCAGAAGGGCTTCGCTGTCGGCTTCTGGCCGATCCCAGAGTCTTTCCGGCCCGACCCGAACGCGCCTACTTTG CCGCCGCGGTCAGCGCACCCCGCGGTGAAGTTCACGTGCTCGAGCCAGGAGCCGATGGTGATCGACAACCTGCCGTTCGATAAATACGAGCTTGAGCCCAGCCCGCTCACGCAGTTCATTCTCGCCAGGAAACAACCCACCATTTGCTGGCAG GTGTTCGTAGCAAACAGTGGTTGCAAGAACTCCGAAGTGACCCACCCGTTTGGCTACCTGAAGGCGTCAACGAATCTCACGTGTGTGAATTTGTTTGTGCTACCATATAACTATCCGGTGCTGCTGCCGCTTCTCGATGACCTCTTCAAAGTTCATCGGTGTAAGCCCACTCCGGAGTGGAAGTTGGCTTTCCAGCAGTATCTAGATAGGATGCCTTCTTATTATGTCACG CCATTACGAAGAGCATTGGCGAAGATGGGTGCATCGGCACCGTTGGTCCAAAGTCTGATCCCTGACACGCAGGACAACTCACTTAGCTTCTCCGTACTGAATTACCTCAAAAGACTGAAAAACCAAGCTAAAATAGAATTTGAGAAGCTGTGTGCGGATGTCATTAATAAGGCTTCTTCGAATAATAATCAAAag GTGGCCGAAAGCGTCCGCGTGGTGCCGCGCTCGCCGCTCAAGAAGGACCTGACGACGCACCCGTGCCTGCAGGACAAGTTCTCGGCGCTCCGCGACCAGCTCAACGAGTTCGGCGGCTTCGTGGTCGGCCTGTCGCGTGGCCGGAACAAGAACCAGGCGCACACCTATAGGAACCCTTTTGATATACAGCGGAGGGATCTGTTGGATCAG GTGGTCCGAATGCGCGCCAACTTCCTGCAGCCGTCGCTGGCGCACACGCGGCTGGTGGACGAGGACAGCCTGCACTCCATGCCGGTGGCGCAGATGGGCAACTACCAGGAGTACCTCAAGCGCATGACGCCGCAGCTGCGGGAGATCGAGACGCAGCCTGTGCGGCAACATATGTTCGGGAATCCGTTCAAGATAGATAAG CGCATGATGGTGGACGAGGCGGACATCGACGGGCTGGGCGGCgtgcgcggcgcgggcggcggcggcggctcggGCGGCAAGCGCGGCGCCGAGTCCCCGCGCTCGGCGCCGCCCAAGCGCAAGGCCGGCCCGCTGCCGCCCGACTTCACCGCGCGCCGCCCCTCCTCCCCCGCGCTGTCGTGCCGCTCGCCGTCCCCCTCGCCCTGCCCCTCGCCCTCGCCCAGCCCCTCgccgtgcccctcccccgcgcCCTCCCCGCCCGcctcgcccgcgccgccgcccgccgcgccggagccgccgcgccgccccgcCGAGCCGCTGGCGCCCGTGCCCGCCGACCTGCCTTCCGGCCGCCCGCCCGAG GAGCCTCCCCATCTGGAgccgggcgggccgggcgcgctGCCGGCGCCGTGCGAGCCCCCGCCGCCACTAGCGCCGGCTCCGCCGCTAGCGCCGCCACTAGCGCCGTCCGCcacgcccgccgcgccgctagCGCCGCCCAACCTGCCGCCTGTTGTCAAACCCTTCCTCAACGGAG ACGCATACACGACGATGGGCGGCAAGCTGCCGCGCTCGCCGTCGCCCGAGGCGGCGCCGGTGTcggtggcggcggcgccggcgcacgACTCGCAGGAGCTGCAGATCAACGCCATCATCCAGGGCATCGCCGCCGGCGCCAACACGCTGGCCCGCCCCAGGAAGCGGCCCAGGAGGAAG gtAGAGAAACCATCCCCGCCACCTGCGCCACCTCAACCGACTCGGAAAGAGCTCGCAGACATCAGGAAACACAACCTCACCGTGAGATCAGAAGTGTATCGAGCCGTGCGTCGGCCGGGTAGAG ATTTCGCGAAATTGTTTGAACacttaaaacaattaaaaggcAGTGTTGATATTAAAAAAGAACTAATACGTGAAGTGATAAACGAATCGTTAAGGTTCAAAAGAAAGGCTTTAGCAAAACTATTGGAAGACTTTTTAGCGGGCCTAGAGAAAAACGGTAACAGTGCTTCGGTTAACATGAAGAGATTAACAAATTCTGTGTATAGTAACTCCACTAACAACTACAGCTAG